From the Lathyrus oleraceus cultivar Zhongwan6 chromosome 3, CAAS_Psat_ZW6_1.0, whole genome shotgun sequence genome, the window tgcaagatactctgagatgatgtgtcaaccatgcaagctatcaagaagtgacttgttcagcatacaggagacaagacaaccacgtgtcagacatgcagatacacactccaaatggattggcgcctccacttattccttgcacatgggcgccaattcaagtggagacaccatgcattcagacctcgaaaccaagcaatcatACCTAGATgttgcatgcatgtccctatggaggcgccaatttgaatggcgacccctcttaaaggttgtacatggtcgccaattcaaatggagacaccatgcaaacacaacttttcatgctcccaaccatttgcctataaatacatccactccttcaacacttcttccacactATCACTCACtctacttcttctacaatacttcttctacaatttcatctgcaacaacttcttgtagtttcatctacaccaaccccccgacaaaatgtctatcctcacaatgggcgaagcacatagaggaacggttgcaaacatcacaacatatgtaagttttttcttttgttaactttttatctttcatcttcaccaaccccattttatttttacaaaccaacttagtcaagttttttattctttcttttataggatgtatcaaggttccgaactcgggtccacgaatatgtccatatggacccgatgattcaaccttagGTTGAACTCACCGATTTTGATCATAttagcaagattttgtcttggtccatagataacaaattcattctagccttatacgaaagatggagaccagagacacacatattttggttcccaaccggtgagtgtaccgtgacgttagaatacgtctacatgcttttaggactacccattgaaggtaaggctattaatggtaagaccaactatgcaaattcaatttgcatggagctcttagacactgatttgttagatgataatgctagaggtcaaggtatactactctcacgccttaagtcgtactataatagtttatacttagatgagcattctaccgaagatgcttgaataataaaaactaggtgttacattatgctgttaattggaTCGTTTTTatacttagacatgtagatagaataggaagttttagttggggatctgcttgtctagcctatctctatagctccttgtgcaaaaactccaacaaagacacatctacattttctggatgtgctattttgctacaagcatggggttggtcaagactactgtctctagcaccggtcaataacaaccctttcacttttccatatgcacaaaagtaagttgtttaaattgttatatctttacttacttccttaaagtttattacctcaaactaagtttttttgactttttggtgtagatggtcggcacgtggtatgagttacaacagatgtccgagacactgtattactcagtattgcaacctgttggatcacctttgaccgacagacgtaagcaaaataacttaattatttcgttatattttgttaactttttctacattgattataatcctatcttctttcacatttcagttcatttggcgtcaataccttaatttggatcatgaccatgaggtcaacgctgaagacgcagccgtatggactgcatgcacaccgataatacggttcacaactgtggagatgcacaacaccgatcgtgtgaagctgcagttcggtatggtccaaaatatcccagatcccccagctagcctaggagaatggcatctgcgtaaagttaacgaccaatggaacttcaatccatggcaaagtttcacaagatcggagtgtcgcaaatggaagcaccgtcatgaccatgtcttaatTGACACAGTCATGCCAAttgaggtaaaaccaagtcgtacttatatggcttggtacaaatcggttggttttcagttcatcgccgaagatatgtacctatacgactCACGCAGGgcaacttacacacaagaaggatcaacatctaacccccaacaacattctcagcccggttactcacaaccccttatccgtcaaactttccgtttcacaaacacacaaacatacaaccaaaatatgccattcacccaaccccaataccaagagcataccccataccaccaccaacaatttgaccatcaacctgagacccaacatcgcttcgcacccaccccatcaccctaccaaagtcgccttagccaaaacaccaaccgcccctcctcctaccatagccaagaagcccaaacattacaaatccaaaacatccaacaaccctatctctaccaaacaccccaacaacctttcctcgacgcatcattcacacccatgtctcccttcaaccttcccggtcgcccatccatgagtcaaccacatctcaacttctctggcatgggtcatgagctcagctacggcggtgGTACACCATtgatgcatactgaagactatgccgacttgtctgaatacatcaacagaccttctcctgtagttggtagtgacgctcctggcccctaagatgaacaaacaccggtgcagaatcgtcaacgtgggttagggctAAGGGTTAtggtagctagaggatgtgggaccggaggtcagttaggtgatcccggtcatcaccattaggtttctttgtgtaaactccaaactttattaatatcaagtcgtcttatatcaaatttatctttcacttataccataaaacataaaaaaaaatgcattttaggaggagtctccaattgaattggcgactcctcttaaaacctacacatgggcgtcaattggattggctagggcaggtgccctagccaatccaattggcgcctccattcaagttttaagaggagtctccaattcaattggcgactcctcctaaaagtgaggtattttgggattttttttgaaattaggggtattttgggaatttccttgaaaaagtggaTTATTTTGGTAAAAGAACCCACTTAAACAGACTATAAACTTCATATCGTTTTTTCAAAAATTGGTAGCTTTTATATAAAGTTGGCAAAATCACATTCTAacaatattaatattaaaaagagaaaaaataatAGCTATTATCATATGTGATATAAGTTACAATACTTTTCGTAAAGCTtcaatacaatttttttttttaattttaattacTGAACATAGAAGCAAAGTAACAATATGCAATTATTTATATGTCAGAAACATCATGCTTACCCACCATCATCAATTCATAAAAATCACAAAATAATGAAGGAAAAATAACAGTCATGCAATCTAAACAATAAAATTGTATTATGCCAAATTTTAGAATAAAAATGCGGTCTCTCTTAATTTAAGTTGCTGGTATATACCAGAAATCTTACAATAAAACAATTCAGAATTAATAAAAATAGATAACAATTCAATGCataaagttttaaaataaaaaatagaaatcAAAGGTTGCAAATAGCTTTTTAAGAGAGCACTCCATTGTACATATTCATTTTTGAGTATCATGTGTGTTCCTTACAGCATCTACAGCCTCTTGTGATTTTTCCTTGAATTGTTGACCAGCCTACAAAAATAAAACATTGTCATCAATCACCAAAATTTTATATAATTGAATTAGACTCACTCTAAATTATTCAGCTAAACATTCAATCATTTTAACTAAATTGTTTATATAATTGTTCAAACCTCTTGGCAAGATTCTTTGGCCGATTGAGCAGCATTGCTCGCCTTATCCATCATATTGCTTCCTTTCTCCTAAATTAACAACAATTTTATATTAAATAATTATGCTACAATAGTTTTAAACATAGTAAATAAAgttaatataattatttaatgTTAGCACTAATAAATAACCTGAGCTTGTCCCGTGGCTTGTCCTGCTTGATGGCTTATATTTTGTGATTGATTCATCTTTAATTTCACTTTTAAGATTTTGAAAAGGAATGGGTAACTAAAAAAATACAACTTTTTTTTGGTGAATTTAATTCATAATTGTGTGGGGTATATATAGTTTTTCATATTTGTGAGGAGAATGACACATGTAATTATTTGCACCATTTATTGAAGATGCTTTAATTTGGGCTTAAGACTAGGAAATTTTCtaaaacttttttttttaaattgacttGTTAAAATCATCCTACTAAAAATAGAAAGTAGATTACTATCCAATATTTTAATGTGTTAAAAATAAAGTAAGAATGTAAGAGTAATGAATTTTAAATTTGTcaaattaattataatataaaattattttGAATTAGGTTTAATATTTCTATATATTCTATTTTGAACAATCTTTGCAGAAGGTTCTAGAGCAATCCTATGTGGACCATGATATAACAATTGATCAGTTTGATGACATTGTGGTTAATATTACCACATGTAATAATTTGAAGAATGTGGAAGTATGTGCTTGTAGGTTTAATGAAGAAGTAATCAAATCTAAGAAAGTCATGTCTATAatggttttgatgatgaaaacTCATCTTTGATGATAACTTAGGAATACTGAACTTGACTCTAAAATAAGAAAATATTTCACGCGGTTAAAGATGCATAAGATAGTTTCTTCTAGCTATTTCTTGGAATAAAGCCAAAGAGTTAAGGTTTATTGATCACCTTTGATGATGACATCCAACTTAAAGGTATCTCAAGTCTCATATCCAAGAAGACCCGTGCAAGTGCTTATAAAATTGGTGTATTTGGCCAAATCTTGAATCTTTAGagtgtgaaagagaggaattgt encodes:
- the LOC127127746 gene encoding stress-induced protein KIN2-like — protein: MNQSQNISHQAGQATGQAQEKGSNMMDKASNAAQSAKESCQEAGQQFKEKSQEAVDAVRNTHDTQK